The Psychrobacillus sp. FSL K6-2836 nucleotide sequence ATCTAGAGGAGTGAAAAGCACGCCTGAACAGATTATCCTAGGCTCAGGTACTGAACAAATTATGCCACTCATCATTCATTTACTTGGAGATAAAGCAGTGTATGGATTTGAAAATCCCGGATATCCTCTTACGCACCATTTGTTTTTTGAAGATAGTAGAAAATCTGTACCTATTCCAGTAGATGACGATGGGGTCGTAGTCGCTAAACTAGAACAGTCTTTTGCCAATGTGATGTATGTAACTCCCTCCCACCAATTTCCGACAGGAGCAGTATTATCCGCAACTCGGCGCAGTCAGTTACTCGCATGGGCATACCAGCAGGATAATCGATATATTATTGAAGATGATTACGATAGCGAGTTTAGGTATACAGGTAAGCCAATTCCTTCCCTCCAAGGTATCGATCAAAATGAAAGGGTCATTTATTTAAGTACGTTTTCTAAGTCACTAATGCCCTCTTTACGAATAGCCTATGCAGTATTACCAAAATCACTACTCTCCCAATATAAACAACGATTTTCCTATTATTCTGCTACGGTTCCTCGAATGGATCAACACTTACTGTCAAACTTTATGGAGGATGGATACTTTGCAAAACATTTAAATAAAATGAGAAAAATTTATAAGCGAAAGTTAGAGATTATTACGAAAACTATTATGCAATACGAACCAACTGTTACAATTTCGGGAGAGCAAGCAGGTATGCATATACTGCTAACGATTCATACAACTAGAACAGAGGCAGATTTAGTAAATCTTGCGGAACAAGCAGACATTCGGATATATGGGCTTCAGGAATACATTTCATCGGAATTAGAGGAGAAGACGGCTCCAAAGCTTGTATTAGGATTTGGGGGATTAAAAGTAGAGGAGGTTGCTTCTTCCATTCATCAATTAATGCATGCTTTAGAAATAACAAAAACACTGTAACTCCAATGAGCTACAGTGTTTTTGTTATTTAAAATAATCCACCTATAAAGTCTGTTGTGCTATTCCATAAGTTTGCGAAAAACTTACCAATACCTTGGAACATCAAGCTAAACCAACTAGCACGTTCTACAGCCTCAGTAGTTACTACGTCCGTTTCCGCTGCTTGGTCAATTATATAGCCATAGTCCGTTCCTTCGGATTTCTCTAAGTGAACTTTACCAACGACTGTATCCTTTTTAATATCTGCTTCAAGCTTTTCTTTGCTTGCTGTAAATACAGGCTTGTACAATTCTTTTTCATTTGTCTTAATGACCATAGAAATAGGATCCTTCACAGCTATAGCTACTGTATCCTCTTTCCCTTTTTCTACTTCTAGTGTTTCATGTTCTGGAATTTTAAATCCTGCTGGAACAATTTCTTCTTTAGAAAATTGGGAGAATCCGTAATCCAATAAGGCTCTTGTTGCATCAAAACGGGCTTTATACGAGCCATTACCATCTGCATCGACTGCTTTCATTACGACAGAAATAACACGCATTCCGTTCTTTTGAGCAGTTGCAGTAAAGGAATGTCCTGCAAATTCTGTTGTTCCAGTTTTTAATCCATCTACACCTTCATATTCATATACTAGACCTGGTAACATCCAGTTCCAGTTACTCATCTCTATTGCATCAGAAGTTCCTTCACGGAATGTTTTCTTAGCAATCTTTGTTGTTTCTAAAACCTCAGGAAAATCTTTCAT carries:
- the pdxR gene encoding MocR-like pyridoxine biosynthesis transcription factor PdxR, translated to MDFLMFQLVQESKTPLYEQLYSAIKEAIINGTIEEGIKLPSKRKLADYLAVSQTTIEFAYSQLVAEGFISSEPRRGYFVQNLEELAIIEQDTPIIMQEASDTFSFSIDLSPGKIDTDSFPFATWRKYAKDIVNDENKDLLQLGHPQGDYGLRQQISSYLFQSRGVKSTPEQIILGSGTEQIMPLIIHLLGDKAVYGFENPGYPLTHHLFFEDSRKSVPIPVDDDGVVVAKLEQSFANVMYVTPSHQFPTGAVLSATRRSQLLAWAYQQDNRYIIEDDYDSEFRYTGKPIPSLQGIDQNERVIYLSTFSKSLMPSLRIAYAVLPKSLLSQYKQRFSYYSATVPRMDQHLLSNFMEDGYFAKHLNKMRKIYKRKLEIITKTIMQYEPTVTISGEQAGMHILLTIHTTRTEADLVNLAEQADIRIYGLQEYISSELEEKTAPKLVLGFGGLKVEEVASSIHQLMHALEITKTL
- a CDS encoding serine hydrolase — its product is MKKVWMTSMIKWLVLPMFLVSVVCGMPAATKAEESLNLNVDAAILIDAETGKILYEKNSESSLGIASMTKMMTEYLLFEAIEEGKVTWDQQYNVNEYTYKISQDRRLSNVPLREDGSYSIQELYEAMAIYSANAATIAIAETIAGTEENFVKLMNEKAAEMGLEGYKFVNSSGLNNEDLQGMHPASTSPSDENVMPAKSVATLAYYLMKDFPEVLETTKIAKKTFREGTSDAIEMSNWNWMLPGLVYEYEGVDGLKTGTTEFAGHSFTATAQKNGMRVISVVMKAVDADGNGSYKARFDATRALLDYGFSQFSKEEIVPAGFKIPEHETLEVEKGKEDTVAIAVKDPISMVIKTNEKELYKPVFTASKEKLEADIKKDTVVGKVHLEKSEGTDYGYIIDQAAETDVVTTEAVERASWFSLMFQGIGKFFANLWNSTTDFIGGLF